A genomic window from Candidatus Pelagisphaera phototrophica includes:
- a CDS encoding DUF3311 domain-containing protein, producing the protein MSKGVVITFMLVLFVLHQDFWLRDDATLILGILPIGLAYHMAFTAVAAIAWLVTVRFAWPKYLVEEENEGNEQ; encoded by the coding sequence ATGAGTAAAGGAGTCGTCATCACTTTCATGCTGGTTTTGTTCGTGCTTCACCAGGACTTTTGGCTCCGGGATGACGCCACATTAATTCTGGGTATCTTACCCATCGGCCTTGCTTACCATATGGCATTCACCGCAGTGGCTGCAATTGCTTGGCTGGTTACTGTAAGGTTTGCTTGGCCAAAGTATTTGGTGGAAGAGGAAAATGAAGGGAATGAGCAATGA
- a CDS encoding PQQ-binding-like beta-propeller repeat protein, which produces MHGNKIGVSSASTNTHPRRNKAGLLAVLAIASLALMPVLSAKSVDGWLSWRGPLQTGVSQEKNLPDSLELYGESHLWSYPVNGGGTPVIADGRAYVFGYYEENEGKLVEETLLCLDANSGKKIWEYRSRDFLSDNVYNRYGIGSPCVDPETGNVYFMPTSGLALAFDRDGNKLWEHSMLEEYWRLTFPNGRTGGPVIEGDFVIFRGITANWGTSGPPGDRFYGFDKRTGELAWSSDPDIRPVDSSNSSPTFTDLDGQRVFIAGTGSGSIICSNVRTGEPVWRVTISTGGVNASVLPYGDDKFIAIHGKENIDSTAKGRLVCYRVPSKYPSGGKPVILTEKDEVWRNDEHVSFSSSPVLHNGRVYSTIATGSLLCVDAETGKTIWSLKLAPDQLHASPLYADGKLYVPMADGKAYVVKPYDDHGEILNEAEMGAVCLAAPSAYAGKVYVQTKEALHCFGESGGKFVGVKAAKEKIKDKKIVDLQIVPAEFALMKGQSVDFTVWGLNSVGQRIKKLDSAKWDGVSLGVSFSGKTMNVKKDAAYAAGVVKATANGITGTTRGRIVAGPSYSEDFESFDLTAKNHLGESVSFPPSTWLGARVKWSVIEREGEKVITNVLDSVIKQRTMNFVGHHDLSNYTFSADVLTDGNRRIMSSIGLVNQRYLIALVGNWRILEVSSNHDRLKESVPFNVKANTWYRLKTSIKDNGDGTGVILAKAWERDQPEPNAWTIEVPVGKLHKKGAPAIYALSPQAQKRVYLDNLEITPNN; this is translated from the coding sequence ATGCACGGAAATAAAATAGGCGTTTCGTCTGCATCCACGAATACTCACCCCCGTAGAAACAAGGCAGGGCTGTTAGCAGTGCTCGCAATAGCTAGTCTGGCGCTTATGCCGGTCCTTTCGGCGAAAAGCGTTGATGGCTGGCTATCATGGCGGGGTCCGTTGCAGACGGGAGTTTCCCAGGAAAAAAATCTTCCGGACTCCTTGGAGCTATATGGAGAAAGTCACCTTTGGAGCTATCCCGTTAATGGAGGGGGCACGCCGGTTATAGCGGATGGAAGAGCCTATGTTTTCGGCTATTATGAAGAGAATGAAGGGAAGCTAGTCGAAGAAACATTGCTTTGCCTCGATGCGAATTCGGGCAAGAAGATTTGGGAATATCGGTCGCGTGACTTCCTGAGCGACAACGTTTACAATCGCTACGGTATCGGTTCGCCCTGCGTCGATCCTGAAACCGGCAACGTCTACTTTATGCCGACGTCGGGACTCGCTCTGGCTTTTGATCGGGACGGGAACAAGCTCTGGGAACACTCAATGCTAGAAGAATACTGGCGACTGACATTTCCGAATGGCAGAACGGGCGGACCAGTAATAGAGGGCGATTTCGTCATTTTTCGTGGCATAACGGCAAATTGGGGGACCAGTGGCCCTCCTGGCGACCGGTTTTATGGCTTTGATAAACGTACGGGAGAGCTTGCCTGGTCATCCGACCCGGATATAAGACCCGTCGACAGTTCCAACTCGTCACCCACGTTTACCGATCTGGATGGACAACGCGTTTTCATAGCGGGAACAGGGTCGGGCAGCATTATTTGCTCGAATGTGCGAACGGGTGAGCCCGTCTGGCGGGTCACGATTTCCACAGGCGGGGTTAACGCGTCGGTTCTGCCTTATGGGGACGATAAGTTCATCGCCATCCACGGCAAAGAGAACATCGACTCGACTGCGAAAGGTCGGCTAGTCTGCTACCGAGTTCCATCAAAGTACCCGTCGGGTGGCAAACCGGTTATTTTAACGGAAAAGGATGAAGTATGGCGAAACGACGAGCATGTTTCGTTTAGCAGTTCCCCGGTCTTACACAATGGTCGTGTTTACAGTACGATCGCTACCGGAAGCCTTCTCTGCGTTGATGCGGAAACGGGAAAAACGATTTGGTCACTCAAACTCGCTCCCGACCAGCTGCACGCGTCCCCTCTTTACGCAGACGGAAAGCTCTACGTACCGATGGCGGATGGAAAAGCCTATGTGGTTAAGCCTTACGATGATCATGGCGAGATTCTGAATGAAGCGGAAATGGGGGCCGTTTGCCTAGCAGCTCCCTCAGCCTACGCGGGCAAGGTGTATGTTCAGACCAAGGAGGCCTTGCATTGTTTTGGAGAAAGCGGCGGCAAATTTGTAGGTGTCAAAGCTGCTAAAGAAAAAATCAAGGATAAGAAGATCGTGGATCTCCAAATCGTTCCAGCGGAGTTTGCACTAATGAAAGGTCAGTCTGTCGACTTTACGGTTTGGGGCCTGAATAGTGTCGGGCAGCGTATCAAAAAATTGGATAGTGCTAAGTGGGACGGGGTTTCGCTGGGAGTCAGCTTTTCCGGGAAGACAATGAACGTCAAAAAAGACGCAGCTTATGCGGCGGGCGTTGTTAAGGCGACCGCGAATGGCATCACGGGTACGACCCGAGGGCGCATTGTCGCCGGACCCTCCTATAGTGAAGATTTTGAGAGCTTCGACCTCACAGCCAAGAATCATCTAGGTGAATCGGTTTCATTTCCGCCATCAACTTGGCTCGGGGCCCGCGTCAAGTGGAGCGTGATCGAGCGCGAAGGAGAAAAGGTGATAACCAATGTTCTCGATTCCGTAATCAAGCAGCGGACGATGAATTTTGTCGGTCATCACGATCTCTCTAACTATACGTTTTCTGCAGATGTGCTCACAGATGGCAATCGCCGGATCATGTCTTCCATTGGACTGGTCAATCAAAGATACTTGATCGCTCTTGTCGGCAATTGGAGGATACTCGAAGTGTCGAGCAATCACGACCGCCTTAAAGAGTCAGTTCCGTTCAACGTGAAGGCCAACACTTGGTATCGTCTTAAAACCTCAATTAAAGACAATGGAGATGGAACCGGAGTAATCCTGGCCAAAGCATGGGAAAGAGATCAACCCGAGCCGAATGCTTGGACGATCGAAGTTCCCGTAGGCAAACTTCACAAAAAGGGGGCACCCGCGATTTACGCGCTTTCCCCCCAAGCCCAAAAACGTGTTTATTTAGACAATCTTGAAATCACGCCCAACAACTAA
- a CDS encoding MarR family winged helix-turn-helix transcriptional regulator, with product MNPPSQIPESLANASQKRFPLLLRSAWFGLNQSFRIRIKPLGLTPDQFTVLRWLHEKKRECIRQSDLAQLMSSDNNTITSIINRMETNGWVKRSPHIQDQRAKQLIIEEAGEALYFKGQAVAQALEDEIMNSLSEAERLMYLEFMHRVTQACLDSRDASRRA from the coding sequence ATGAACCCACCCTCACAAATACCAGAAAGCCTAGCTAACGCCTCGCAAAAACGCTTCCCGCTCTTGTTACGCTCCGCTTGGTTTGGCCTGAATCAGAGTTTTCGCATTCGCATAAAGCCACTCGGGCTGACGCCTGACCAATTCACCGTACTACGCTGGCTACATGAAAAGAAACGCGAGTGCATCCGCCAATCCGACTTAGCGCAATTAATGTCGAGTGATAACAATACCATAACTTCCATCATTAACCGCATGGAAACAAACGGTTGGGTCAAGCGCTCACCCCACATCCAAGACCAACGCGCCAAACAACTCATCATCGAGGAAGCCGGGGAAGCACTGTATTTCAAAGGCCAGGCAGTCGCCCAAGCCCTTGAAGATGAAATCATGAATAGCCTAAGCGAAGCGGAACGCTTGATGTATTTGGAGTTCATGCATAGAGTGACGCAAGCTTGCCTCGATTCCCGAGACGCCAGCCGGAGAGCTTAG
- a CDS encoding PQQ-binding-like beta-propeller repeat protein, translated as MSIYKISIGLAALAIGVASFADHHKSKGSDWPMWGRTPDRNMIGEAKNLPVNVEPGDYVSGTDDIDLSTTENVLWVAKLGSQAYGNVTVAGGKVFAGTNNESPRDPKQLGDRGVLMAFNEDTGEFEWQLLIPKLGAGKVSDWEYVGLCSSPAIEGNKVYVVTNRGEAVCLDLNGLANGNDGPFQDEANYMSADGNPVELTNGHADILWIYDMREELGVFPHNVSSCSPLVVGDLLYVSTSNGVDWSHNNIPAPFSPALVALNKTTGELVGEEASQVSERVLHASWSSPAYGDINGNPLIIWGGGDGICYGFEPKPVVGSEGYEILNEVFRYDANPPEYRMKEGKPIKYATYPGPSEIISTVVVHDNKAFALIGQDPEHGDGVGMLSAIDASMKGDITGKAIWTYKDIGRTVSTPSIYNGMIFVAEYDGDIHCLDLDTGKVNWVHATDSRIWGSTLVADEKVYLPNEDGQLVVLAATKEKEELATVEFFTPIYSSPVVAKDVLYVATQTHLYALKKGGK; from the coding sequence ATGAGTATTTATAAAATAAGTATAGGTTTAGCCGCACTCGCAATAGGAGTCGCATCGTTCGCCGACCACCATAAAAGCAAAGGTTCTGATTGGCCAATGTGGGGTAGGACCCCAGATCGCAACATGATTGGCGAAGCAAAGAACCTACCGGTAAATGTCGAGCCCGGAGATTACGTTTCAGGTACCGACGATATTGATCTTTCCACTACGGAAAATGTGCTTTGGGTGGCAAAGCTCGGATCACAAGCATACGGAAACGTGACGGTAGCTGGTGGAAAGGTATTTGCGGGTACGAATAATGAATCCCCCCGCGATCCTAAACAGTTGGGTGACCGAGGCGTGCTGATGGCGTTTAACGAAGATACTGGGGAATTCGAATGGCAGCTTTTGATCCCAAAGCTTGGAGCCGGCAAAGTGAGCGACTGGGAATATGTGGGTCTCTGTTCGTCTCCTGCTATCGAAGGAAACAAAGTTTATGTCGTTACCAACCGAGGCGAGGCGGTCTGCCTTGATCTCAATGGTTTGGCCAACGGAAACGACGGTCCTTTTCAGGACGAGGCAAACTACATGTCTGCGGATGGTAACCCGGTGGAATTGACGAATGGACATGCGGATATTTTGTGGATTTATGACATGCGAGAAGAGTTGGGTGTGTTCCCTCACAATGTGAGCAGTTGTTCTCCGCTTGTCGTTGGCGATTTACTGTATGTGTCCACTTCCAATGGGGTTGACTGGTCCCACAACAACATTCCTGCTCCTTTCTCACCCGCTTTGGTGGCTCTCAACAAGACGACCGGCGAACTGGTGGGTGAAGAGGCTTCTCAAGTTTCTGAGCGAGTGCTTCACGCGAGCTGGAGCTCACCTGCTTACGGAGATATCAACGGGAATCCCCTCATTATATGGGGCGGGGGTGATGGAATTTGTTACGGATTTGAACCGAAGCCGGTTGTGGGATCCGAAGGATATGAGATTCTCAATGAAGTTTTCCGGTATGACGCCAATCCGCCTGAGTACCGAATGAAGGAGGGCAAACCTATCAAGTATGCCACCTATCCGGGTCCTAGTGAAATTATCAGTACGGTAGTGGTTCACGACAACAAAGCGTTTGCGTTGATCGGACAGGACCCCGAACACGGCGACGGTGTGGGTATGCTTAGCGCCATTGATGCTTCCATGAAAGGCGACATCACAGGAAAAGCCATTTGGACCTATAAGGACATTGGCAGAACAGTCTCTACCCCCAGTATCTACAATGGCATGATTTTCGTCGCGGAGTACGATGGAGATATCCATTGTTTGGATTTGGATACGGGAAAAGTAAATTGGGTGCACGCTACTGACAGCCGCATTTGGGGATCTACACTAGTAGCAGATGAAAAAGTTTATTTGCCAAACGAAGACGGCCAATTGGTTGTGCTCGCTGCGACTAAGGAAAAGGAGGAACTCGCTACCGTTGAGTTTTTCACTCCGATCTACAGTAGTCCAGTAGTGGCTAAAGATGTTCTCTATGTTGCGACTCAAACTCACTTGTACGCATTGAAGAAGGGCGGAAAATGA
- a CDS encoding FG-GAP repeat domain-containing protein, giving the protein MFRPSVTLLAFSLGLGLGCTDTFSNDLPWTRHTIDDSSRGADGVKLGHLNNDGLIDLTVGWEEGGLTRVYLHPGKEAVTDMWPATKIGATRSAEDATFVDLNQDNILDVVSSCEGNEQALYLHFAPNESDILKGEKWTQRPLPGSVGMTRWMFVTPTEINFGDQSERLLAAGSKDPNGVIGFWKIPKYAEDPSSDWNWHPLSKAGWIMSIIPKDMDGDQDIDIFFTDRKGDTRGAYWMENPGSIDLQWDKHLIGGSNEELLFSDLKDLNSDGLEDLVATAKDNRLLWWRRLDRSGKSWELEEVEYPKFSARAKAVAIGDIDGDGLPDLVANCENADPPLQGVFWLRQSKNKPLKQWKATGISGPEGVKFDRIELVDLDLDGDLDILTCEEHHVVGGERMGLGVIWYENPF; this is encoded by the coding sequence ATGTTTCGCCCATCAGTTACCTTGCTCGCTTTTTCCTTAGGCCTCGGCTTGGGCTGTACAGACACTTTCTCTAACGACCTTCCTTGGACACGCCACACCATAGATGACAGCTCTCGAGGAGCCGACGGAGTGAAACTGGGGCATCTGAACAACGACGGGCTGATCGATCTCACCGTTGGGTGGGAGGAAGGCGGCCTAACGCGAGTTTATCTTCATCCGGGAAAGGAGGCCGTCACCGATATGTGGCCTGCGACTAAAATTGGGGCGACCCGTTCCGCAGAAGACGCGACCTTCGTCGATCTCAATCAGGATAATATTCTAGACGTCGTTTCCAGTTGTGAAGGAAATGAGCAGGCACTCTATCTTCATTTTGCTCCCAATGAGAGCGATATCCTCAAGGGAGAAAAATGGACCCAAAGGCCCCTTCCCGGCTCCGTAGGGATGACTCGATGGATGTTCGTCACTCCAACGGAAATCAACTTTGGCGACCAATCCGAGCGTTTACTGGCCGCCGGGAGTAAAGACCCGAATGGAGTCATAGGATTCTGGAAAATTCCCAAATATGCTGAAGATCCCTCTAGCGACTGGAACTGGCACCCTCTGTCCAAAGCCGGGTGGATTATGTCCATTATCCCGAAGGATATGGATGGCGACCAGGACATCGACATATTCTTCACTGACCGAAAGGGGGATACGCGAGGAGCGTATTGGATGGAAAATCCGGGTTCAATTGACCTTCAGTGGGACAAACACCTGATTGGAGGCAGTAACGAAGAGCTTCTGTTTTCAGACCTGAAAGACCTGAACTCTGACGGCCTCGAGGACCTCGTGGCCACCGCAAAAGACAATCGGCTTCTCTGGTGGCGACGACTCGATCGATCGGGAAAATCTTGGGAGCTAGAGGAAGTCGAATACCCGAAATTTTCAGCACGAGCTAAAGCAGTGGCTATCGGAGATATCGATGGAGACGGCTTACCCGATCTAGTCGCAAACTGCGAAAACGCGGATCCGCCCCTTCAGGGAGTTTTCTGGTTGCGTCAGAGCAAAAACAAACCGCTCAAGCAATGGAAAGCGACTGGGATCAGCGGACCCGAAGGCGTTAAATTTGATCGAATCGAACTCGTCGACCTGGACCTTGATGGCGATTTAGATATTCTTACCTGTGAGGAACATCACGTGGTTGGGGGAGAACGGATGGGTTTAGGAGTAATTTGGTACGAGAATCCATTCTGA
- a CDS encoding DinB family protein, with protein MKTSKLLLAALLIGGLFGSAFAGHHKKDGQSLFQQTFLATYAVETDKMVSLAEAFTAEGMEWRPAEGVRSVREAILHVAGANYGLGARFLGKEMPEGINPRQFNKTIKSKEDTIKVLKDSIQFVKEAVGSLDEASLAESIKLFGNDSSKMGAVLLLGGHAYEHLGQLIAYARSSGVVPPWSM; from the coding sequence ATGAAAACATCAAAACTATTGTTAGCGGCTCTCCTCATTGGGGGGCTTTTTGGATCGGCGTTTGCGGGTCATCATAAAAAAGACGGTCAATCGCTATTTCAACAGACTTTTCTAGCAACCTACGCAGTTGAAACGGACAAGATGGTTAGCCTAGCGGAAGCGTTTACGGCTGAAGGGATGGAATGGCGTCCCGCCGAAGGCGTTCGGTCTGTTCGCGAAGCGATACTGCATGTTGCGGGAGCGAACTATGGACTCGGGGCGCGTTTCCTTGGGAAAGAGATGCCTGAAGGGATTAATCCTCGTCAGTTCAACAAGACGATTAAAAGCAAAGAAGACACGATCAAGGTTCTCAAAGATTCGATCCAGTTTGTTAAGGAAGCGGTCGGAAGTCTTGACGAAGCCAGCCTTGCGGAATCCATAAAATTGTTCGGTAACGATTCGAGTAAGATGGGAGCGGTGCTTTTGTTGGGCGGACATGCTTACGAGCACCTAGGACAGCTGATCGCTTACGCCCGCTCTTCAGGTGTGGTCCCCCCTTGGAGCATGTAG